From one Bos indicus x Bos taurus breed Angus x Brahman F1 hybrid chromosome 7, Bos_hybrid_MaternalHap_v2.0, whole genome shotgun sequence genomic stretch:
- the CHERP gene encoding calcium homeostasis endoplasmic reticulum protein isoform X1: MEMPLPPDDQELRNVIDKLAQFVARNGPEFEKMTMEKQKDNPKFSFLFGGEFYSYYKCKLALEQQQLICKQQAPELEPAATLPPLPQPPLAPAAPVAPAQGTPSMDELIQQSQWNLQQQEQHLLALRQEQVTAAVAHALEQQMQKLLEETQLDMNEFDSLLQPIIDTCTKDAISAGKNWMFSNAKSPPHCELMAGHLRNRITADGAHFELRLHLIYLINDVLHHWALTRGRSLPHSQRKQARELLAALQKVVVPIYCTSFLAVEEDKQQKIARLLQLWEKNGYFDDSIIQQLQSPALGLGQYQATLITEYSSVVQPVQLAFQQQIQTLKTQHEEFVNSLTQQQQQQQQQQQQIQMPQMEADVKATPPPPAPPPAPTPAPAIPPTTQPDDSKPPIQMPGSSEYDTSGGVQDPAASGPRGPGPHDQIPPNKPPWFDQPHPVAPWGQQQPPEQPPYPHHQGGPPHCPPWNNSHEGMWGEQRGDPGWNGQRDAPWNSQPDPNWNSQFEGPWNSQHEQPPWGGGQREPPFRMQRPPHFRGPFPPHQQHPQFNQPPHPHNFNRFPPRFMQDDFPPRHPFERPPYPHRFDYPQGDFQAEMGPPHHHPGHRMPHPGINEHPPWGGPQHPDFGPPPHGFNGQPPHMRRQGPPHINHDDPSLVPNVPYFDLPAGLMAPLVKLEDHEYKPLDPKDIRLPPPMPPSERLLAAVEAFYSPPSHDRPRNSEGWEQNGLYEFFRAKMRARRRKGQEKRNSGPSRSRSRSKSRGRSSSRSNSRSSKSSGSYSRSRSRSCSRSYSRSRSRSRSRSCSSRSRSRSRSRSRSKSYSPGRRHRSRSRSPTPPSSAGLGSNSAPPIPDSRLGEENKGHQMLVKMGWSGSGGLGVKEQGIQDPIKGGDVRDKWDQYKGVGVALDDPYENYRRNKSYSFIARMKAREECK; the protein is encoded by the exons ATGGAGATGCCGCTGCCGCCAGACG ACCAGGAGCTCCGAAATGTCATCGACAAGCTGGCCCAGTTCGTGGCTCGGAACGGGCCCGAGTTTGAAAAGATGACGATGGAGAAGCAGAAGGATAACCCGAAATTCTCTTTTCTGTTCGGAGGCGAGTTCTACAGTTACTACAAGTGCAAGTTGGCGctggagcagcagcagc TCATCTGCAAGCAGCAGGCCCCGGAGCTGGAACCGGCTGCgaccctgcctcccctgccccagcccccgcTGGCCCCTGCGGCACCCGTCGCGCCAGCCCAGGGCACCCCATCCATGGACGAGCTCATCCAGCAGAGCCAGTGGAAcctgcagcagcaggagcagcaccTGCTGGCCCTCAGACAG GAGCAGGTGACGGCAGCCGTGGCCCACGCACTGGAGCAGCAGATGCAGAAGCTCCTGGAGGAGACGcagctggacatgaatgagttTGACAGCCTGCTGCAGCCCATCATCGACACCTGCACCAAGGACGCCATCTCg GCCGGGAAGAACTGGATGTTCAGCAACGCCAAGTCCCCGCCGCACTGCGAACTGATGGCGGGCCACCTCCGCAACCGCATCACGGCCGACGGGGCGCACTTCGAGCTGCGGCTGCACCTCATCTACTTGATCAACGACGTGCTGCACCACTG GGCCCTGACGCGCGGAAGGTCTCTCCCTCACAGCCAGCGCAAGCAGGCCCGGGAGCTGCTGGCCGCCCTGCAGAAGGTCGTGGTGCCCATCTACTGTACCAGCTTCCTGGCCGTGGAGGAGGACAAGCAGCAGAAGATCGCCCGG CTCCTACAGCTCTGGGAGAAGAACGGCTACTTCGACGACTCCATCATCCAGCAGTTACAGAGCCCGGCCCTGGGGCTTGGCCAGTACCAG GCAACCCTCATCACTGAATACTCCTCAGTGGTCCAGCCAGTGCAGCTGGCCTTCCAGCAGCAAATCCAGACCCTCAAGACCCAGCATGAGGAGTTTGTCAACAGcctgactcagcagcagcagcaacagcagcagcagcagcagcagatccagATGCCGCAAATGGAAGCTGACGTCAAGGCCACACCGCCGccgcctgccccgcccccagcccccacacccGCCCCGGCCATCCCGCCAACCACCCAGCCTG ATGACAGCAAGCCTCCCATCCAGATGCCCGGGTCTTCTGAATACGACACCTCAGGAGGGGTTCAGGACCCTGCCGCCAGCGGCCCCCGTGGCCCTGGGCCCCATGACCAGATCCCACCTAACAAGCCCCCCTGGTTCGACCAGCCTCACCCCGTTGCTCCTTGGGGCCAACAGCAG CCTCCTGAGCAGCCCCCCTACCCACACCACCAGGGCGGGCCGCCCCACTGCCCACCCTGGAACAACAGCCACGAGGGCATGTGGGGCGAGCAGCGCGGGGACCCCGGCTGGAACGGCCAGCGCGACGCCCCCTGGAACAGCCAACCTGACCCCAACTGGAACAGCCAGTTCGAGGGCCCCTGGAACAGCCAGCACGAGCAGCCGCCCTGGGGCGGGGGCCAGCGCGAGCCGCCCTTCCGCATGCAGCGGCCGCCGCACTTCCGCGGGCCCTTCCCGCCCCACCAGCAGCACCCGCAGTTCAACCAGCCGCCGCACCCCCACAACTTCAACCGCTTCCCACCCCGCTTCATGCAGGATGACTTCCCCCCACGACACCCCTTCGAGCGGCCGCCCTACCCTCACCGCTTCGACTACCCTCAAGGGGACTTTCAAGCGG AAATGGGaccccctcaccaccaccccggCCACCGCATGCCTCACCCTGGGATCAACGAGCATCCGCCTTGGGGTGGGCCCCAGCACCCTGACTTCGGCCCTCCACCCCACGGCTTCAACGGGCAGCCCCCGCACATGCGGCGACAGGGCCCTCCGCACATCAACCATGACGACCCCAGCCTGGTCCCCAACGTGCCCTACTTCGACCTCCCTGCTGGGCTCATGGCCCCCCTCGTGAAG CTGGAAGACCACGAGTACAAGCCTTTGGATCCTAAAGACATCCGCCTCCCACCCCCCATGCCACCCAGCGAGAGGCTGCTGGCGGCCGTGGAGGCCTTTTACAGCCCTCCCTCCCATGACAGGCCCAGGAACAG CGAAGGCTGGGAGCAGAACGGTCTCTACGAGTTCTTCCGAGCAAAGATGCGGGCCCGGCGGAGGAAAGGCCAGGAGAAGAGGAACAG TGGACCCTCAAGGTCTCGGAGCAGATCCAAAAGCCGAGGGCGCTCCTCCTCACGCTCCAACTCGAGGTCCTCCAAGTCGTCCGGCTCCTACTCGAGGTCACGGTCCCGCTCCTGCTCTCGCTCCTACTCCCGTTCTAGATCCAG GAGCCGCAGCCGCTCCTGCTCCTCTCGCAGCCGCTCCCGCTCCCGCTCGCGCTCAAGGTCCAAGTCCTACTCCCCAGGAAGGAGGCACCGGTCACGGTCCAGGAGCCCCACCCCGCC TTCCTCGGCTGGTCTGGGTTCTAATTCAGCACCTCCTATACCCGACTCAAGGCTTGGGGAAGAGAACAAAGGACATCAGATGCTGGTGAAAATGG GCTGGAGTGGATCCGGTGGCCTCGGCGTGAAGGAGCAAGGGATCCAGGACCCCATCAAGGGGGGGGACGTGCGGGACAAGTGGGACCAGTACAAGGGTGTGGGCGTGGCCCTGGACGACCCCTATGAGAACTACCGCAGGAACAAGAGCTACTCCTTCATCGCCCGCATGAAGGCCCGGGAGGAGTGCAAGTAG
- the CHERP gene encoding calcium homeostasis endoplasmic reticulum protein isoform X2: MEMPLPPDDQELRNVIDKLAQFVARNGPEFEKMTMEKQKDNPKFSFLFGGEFYSYYKCKLALEQQQLICKQQAPELEPAATLPPLPQPPLAPAAPVAPAQGTPSMDELIQQSQWNLQQQEQHLLALRQEQVTAAVAHALEQQMQKLLEETQLDMNEFDSLLQPIIDTCTKDAISAGKNWMFSNAKSPPHCELMAGHLRNRITADGAHFELRLHLIYLINDVLHHCQRKQARELLAALQKVVVPIYCTSFLAVEEDKQQKIARLLQLWEKNGYFDDSIIQQLQSPALGLGQYQATLITEYSSVVQPVQLAFQQQIQTLKTQHEEFVNSLTQQQQQQQQQQQQIQMPQMEADVKATPPPPAPPPAPTPAPAIPPTTQPDDSKPPIQMPGSSEYDTSGGVQDPAASGPRGPGPHDQIPPNKPPWFDQPHPVAPWGQQQPPEQPPYPHHQGGPPHCPPWNNSHEGMWGEQRGDPGWNGQRDAPWNSQPDPNWNSQFEGPWNSQHEQPPWGGGQREPPFRMQRPPHFRGPFPPHQQHPQFNQPPHPHNFNRFPPRFMQDDFPPRHPFERPPYPHRFDYPQGDFQAEMGPPHHHPGHRMPHPGINEHPPWGGPQHPDFGPPPHGFNGQPPHMRRQGPPHINHDDPSLVPNVPYFDLPAGLMAPLVKLEDHEYKPLDPKDIRLPPPMPPSERLLAAVEAFYSPPSHDRPRNSEGWEQNGLYEFFRAKMRARRRKGQEKRNSGPSRSRSRSKSRGRSSSRSNSRSSKSSGSYSRSRSRSCSRSYSRSRSRSRSRSCSSRSRSRSRSRSRSKSYSPGRRHRSRSRSPTPPSSAGLGSNSAPPIPDSRLGEENKGHQMLVKMGWSGSGGLGVKEQGIQDPIKGGDVRDKWDQYKGVGVALDDPYENYRRNKSYSFIARMKAREECK, encoded by the exons ATGGAGATGCCGCTGCCGCCAGACG ACCAGGAGCTCCGAAATGTCATCGACAAGCTGGCCCAGTTCGTGGCTCGGAACGGGCCCGAGTTTGAAAAGATGACGATGGAGAAGCAGAAGGATAACCCGAAATTCTCTTTTCTGTTCGGAGGCGAGTTCTACAGTTACTACAAGTGCAAGTTGGCGctggagcagcagcagc TCATCTGCAAGCAGCAGGCCCCGGAGCTGGAACCGGCTGCgaccctgcctcccctgccccagcccccgcTGGCCCCTGCGGCACCCGTCGCGCCAGCCCAGGGCACCCCATCCATGGACGAGCTCATCCAGCAGAGCCAGTGGAAcctgcagcagcaggagcagcaccTGCTGGCCCTCAGACAG GAGCAGGTGACGGCAGCCGTGGCCCACGCACTGGAGCAGCAGATGCAGAAGCTCCTGGAGGAGACGcagctggacatgaatgagttTGACAGCCTGCTGCAGCCCATCATCGACACCTGCACCAAGGACGCCATCTCg GCCGGGAAGAACTGGATGTTCAGCAACGCCAAGTCCCCGCCGCACTGCGAACTGATGGCGGGCCACCTCCGCAACCGCATCACGGCCGACGGGGCGCACTTCGAGCTGCGGCTGCACCTCATCTACTTGATCAACGACGTGCTGCACCACTG CCAGCGCAAGCAGGCCCGGGAGCTGCTGGCCGCCCTGCAGAAGGTCGTGGTGCCCATCTACTGTACCAGCTTCCTGGCCGTGGAGGAGGACAAGCAGCAGAAGATCGCCCGG CTCCTACAGCTCTGGGAGAAGAACGGCTACTTCGACGACTCCATCATCCAGCAGTTACAGAGCCCGGCCCTGGGGCTTGGCCAGTACCAG GCAACCCTCATCACTGAATACTCCTCAGTGGTCCAGCCAGTGCAGCTGGCCTTCCAGCAGCAAATCCAGACCCTCAAGACCCAGCATGAGGAGTTTGTCAACAGcctgactcagcagcagcagcaacagcagcagcagcagcagcagatccagATGCCGCAAATGGAAGCTGACGTCAAGGCCACACCGCCGccgcctgccccgcccccagcccccacacccGCCCCGGCCATCCCGCCAACCACCCAGCCTG ATGACAGCAAGCCTCCCATCCAGATGCCCGGGTCTTCTGAATACGACACCTCAGGAGGGGTTCAGGACCCTGCCGCCAGCGGCCCCCGTGGCCCTGGGCCCCATGACCAGATCCCACCTAACAAGCCCCCCTGGTTCGACCAGCCTCACCCCGTTGCTCCTTGGGGCCAACAGCAG CCTCCTGAGCAGCCCCCCTACCCACACCACCAGGGCGGGCCGCCCCACTGCCCACCCTGGAACAACAGCCACGAGGGCATGTGGGGCGAGCAGCGCGGGGACCCCGGCTGGAACGGCCAGCGCGACGCCCCCTGGAACAGCCAACCTGACCCCAACTGGAACAGCCAGTTCGAGGGCCCCTGGAACAGCCAGCACGAGCAGCCGCCCTGGGGCGGGGGCCAGCGCGAGCCGCCCTTCCGCATGCAGCGGCCGCCGCACTTCCGCGGGCCCTTCCCGCCCCACCAGCAGCACCCGCAGTTCAACCAGCCGCCGCACCCCCACAACTTCAACCGCTTCCCACCCCGCTTCATGCAGGATGACTTCCCCCCACGACACCCCTTCGAGCGGCCGCCCTACCCTCACCGCTTCGACTACCCTCAAGGGGACTTTCAAGCGG AAATGGGaccccctcaccaccaccccggCCACCGCATGCCTCACCCTGGGATCAACGAGCATCCGCCTTGGGGTGGGCCCCAGCACCCTGACTTCGGCCCTCCACCCCACGGCTTCAACGGGCAGCCCCCGCACATGCGGCGACAGGGCCCTCCGCACATCAACCATGACGACCCCAGCCTGGTCCCCAACGTGCCCTACTTCGACCTCCCTGCTGGGCTCATGGCCCCCCTCGTGAAG CTGGAAGACCACGAGTACAAGCCTTTGGATCCTAAAGACATCCGCCTCCCACCCCCCATGCCACCCAGCGAGAGGCTGCTGGCGGCCGTGGAGGCCTTTTACAGCCCTCCCTCCCATGACAGGCCCAGGAACAG CGAAGGCTGGGAGCAGAACGGTCTCTACGAGTTCTTCCGAGCAAAGATGCGGGCCCGGCGGAGGAAAGGCCAGGAGAAGAGGAACAG TGGACCCTCAAGGTCTCGGAGCAGATCCAAAAGCCGAGGGCGCTCCTCCTCACGCTCCAACTCGAGGTCCTCCAAGTCGTCCGGCTCCTACTCGAGGTCACGGTCCCGCTCCTGCTCTCGCTCCTACTCCCGTTCTAGATCCAG GAGCCGCAGCCGCTCCTGCTCCTCTCGCAGCCGCTCCCGCTCCCGCTCGCGCTCAAGGTCCAAGTCCTACTCCCCAGGAAGGAGGCACCGGTCACGGTCCAGGAGCCCCACCCCGCC TTCCTCGGCTGGTCTGGGTTCTAATTCAGCACCTCCTATACCCGACTCAAGGCTTGGGGAAGAGAACAAAGGACATCAGATGCTGGTGAAAATGG GCTGGAGTGGATCCGGTGGCCTCGGCGTGAAGGAGCAAGGGATCCAGGACCCCATCAAGGGGGGGGACGTGCGGGACAAGTGGGACCAGTACAAGGGTGTGGGCGTGGCCCTGGACGACCCCTATGAGAACTACCGCAGGAACAAGAGCTACTCCTTCATCGCCCGCATGAAGGCCCGGGAGGAGTGCAAGTAG